Proteins encoded by one window of Dendropsophus ebraccatus isolate aDenEbr1 chromosome 4, aDenEbr1.pat, whole genome shotgun sequence:
- the SPTY2D1 gene encoding protein SPT2 homolog isoform X2 has protein sequence MAEKRYSLAVGPPKKDPKVKGVQSAAVQAFLRRKEEEIRLKELEEKKKKEELLAKRKEMKHDKKARAMASRTKDNFKGYNGIPVEEKTRKRSSEDQNGNNENDEYLTEEEMYEYSQSESEQEEEPEPPPPPPPPSKKPKLSNAKKPLPPAAAMNFAELLRLAEKKQHEPVEIVKPVKKNDERPRTAEELREIEFLERKNHKLSKSNGQVVKVSKSSSDRADKHSFSSLSKGSHSEDKKQKSASSSSSSKSGHHDKAQSRESGAVKKHSDTKHKSEKPSSSSSHSKSSKVPSSGHMKPSSSKELATKQSSSSRPDVNGSMNGKHHGGARPGSTSSGSVKSSAKPAVNPGASSMRPSGGSGSSRPSGSSASSSGRPSAVTPSPRPTSGFGSSKPSSSSGSSKPSSSSASSKPSSSSGSVRPPSSARPTSGSGSVKPHSSSGSSRPSSSGQTTSSSSSSGSARPSSMSVSSRPPTGNPLSNKPKGGPAGKEGSSVRPNGGPAMSSSKLAAHSGPGRPGGLPTSGPGAKPKCTVVAETISSKNFVPKSVNGPVNGARPGPVNGMRPGQVNGMRPGPPSGHRLVARPPGPPLPPITSSYKRRIDDDEDDYDSEMEDFIDDGGEPQDEISKHIREIFGYDRTRYKDESDYALRYMESSFREQQKEEARSLRLGIQEDLEELRREEEELKRKANLEKANKKLKKR, from the exons AAAAGGTACAGCTTGGCAGtgggaccccccaaaaaagatCCCAAAGTCAAAGGGGTGCAGTCGGCAGCCGTCCAGGCTTTTCTCCGACGCAAGGAAGAGGAGATACGTCTGAAAG AActggaagaaaagaagaaaaaagaggaaCTTTTGGCGAAACGCAAGGAAATGAAGCACGACAAGAAAGCGAGAGCGATGGCTTCCAGGACAAAGGACAACTTCAAGGGCTACAATGGGATCCCGGTGGAAGAGAAGACCAGGAAGCGATCGAGCGAGGACCAAAACGGCAACAATGAGAACGATGAGTACCTTACAGAAGAAGAGATGTACGAGTACTCCCAGAGCGAGTCCGAGCAGGAGGAGGAGCCAGAGCCGCCACCACCGCCTCCACCACCATCCAAGAAACCAAAGCTTTCCAATGCCAAGAAGCCTTTGCCGCCAGCGGCCGCCATGAACTTTGCTGAACTGTTGCGGCTAGCAGAGAAAAAGCAACACGAACCAGTGGAAATTGTAAAACCTGTGAAAAAGAACGACGAACGACCAAGAACCGCCGAGGAACTCAGAGAAATCGAGTTCTTGGAGCGGAAAAACCACAAACTTTCAAAAAGCAACGGCCAAGTGGTAAAAGTGAGCAAGAGCTCCTCCGATAGAGCCGATAAACATTCCTTCTCCTCCTTATCTAAGGGAAGCCATTCCGAGGACAAGAAGCAGAAGAGcgccagctcctcctcctcctccaaaagTGGTCACCATGACAAAGCACAGAGCAGAGAAAGCGGAGCCGTAAAAAAACATTCTGATACCAAGCACAAATCCGAGAAGCCctcgtcctcctcctcccatagtaAAAGCTCTAAGGTTCCTTCTAGTGGACATATGAAACCTTCATCTAGTAAGGAACTGGCTACTAAACAGTCTTCATCCTCCAGACCTGATGTAAACGGGAGTATGAACGGAAAACATCATGGAGGTGCCCGGCCCGGCAGCACCAGCTCAGGTTCTGTGAAGTCTTCTGCTAAACCAGCAGTAAACCCCGGGGCAAGTTCCATGCGGCCGTCTGGTGGGTCTGGATCTTCTCGGCCTTCTGGATCTTCCGCTTCTAGTTCTGGACGGCCGTCAGCTGTTACACCTTCACCCCGACCAACAAGCGGCTTTGGTTCCTCCAAACCTTCCAGCAGCTCTGGTTCCTCCAAACCTTCCAGCAGCTCCGCTTCCTCCAAACCTTCCAGCAGCTCCGGTTCTGTTCGCCCCCCTAGTTCAGCGCGGCCCACGAGCGGTTCCGGATCAGTCAAACCTCACAGCAGCTCCGGCTCATCTCGTCCGAGCAGCTCAGGACAGACcactagcagcagcagcagctcaggatCTGCACGTCCATCCAGCATGTCCGTATCTAGCCGACCACCTACGGGGAATCCCTTATCTAATAAACCTAAAGGCGGCCCAGCTGGCAAAGAGGGATCCTCAGTGCGACCAAACGGAGGACCCGCCATGAGTTcttctaaacttgcagcccattcCGGCCCAGGACGGCCAGGCGGTCTCCCAACATCAGGGCCCGGGGCAAAGCCCAAATGTACTGTGGTAGCTGAAACCATTTCATCCAAAAACTTTGTTCCTAAATCTGTTAATGGACCAGTGAATGGTGCGAGACCGGGCCCTGTAAATGGAATGAGGCCTGGACAAGTGAACGGGATGAGGCCTGGACCACCATCAGGGCACAGACTAGTCGCTCGCCCACCAG gtccccccctgccccccataacCAGCTCCTACAAGCGAAGAATCGACGACGATGAGGACGACTACGATTCAGAGATGGAAGATTTCATTGACGATGGAGGAGAGCCTCAAGACGAGATCTCAAAGCACATCCGGGAAATATTTGGTTATGACAGAACGAG GTACAAGGACGAGAGCGACTACGCCTTACGTTACATGGAGAGCAGCTTCCGAGAACAGCAAAAAGAGGAGGCGAGAAG CCTGCGGTTAGGGATACAGGAAGATCTGGAAGAGCTGAGGCGTGAAGAGGAAGAACTAAAGAGAAAAGCAAACCTAGAGAAAGCCAACAAGAAGCTGAAGAAGCGATAG
- the SPTY2D1 gene encoding protein SPT2 homolog isoform X1: MDFMDVLKVAASKKGNEGAAKRYSLAVGPPKKDPKVKGVQSAAVQAFLRRKEEEIRLKELEEKKKKEELLAKRKEMKHDKKARAMASRTKDNFKGYNGIPVEEKTRKRSSEDQNGNNENDEYLTEEEMYEYSQSESEQEEEPEPPPPPPPPSKKPKLSNAKKPLPPAAAMNFAELLRLAEKKQHEPVEIVKPVKKNDERPRTAEELREIEFLERKNHKLSKSNGQVVKVSKSSSDRADKHSFSSLSKGSHSEDKKQKSASSSSSSKSGHHDKAQSRESGAVKKHSDTKHKSEKPSSSSSHSKSSKVPSSGHMKPSSSKELATKQSSSSRPDVNGSMNGKHHGGARPGSTSSGSVKSSAKPAVNPGASSMRPSGGSGSSRPSGSSASSSGRPSAVTPSPRPTSGFGSSKPSSSSGSSKPSSSSASSKPSSSSGSVRPPSSARPTSGSGSVKPHSSSGSSRPSSSGQTTSSSSSSGSARPSSMSVSSRPPTGNPLSNKPKGGPAGKEGSSVRPNGGPAMSSSKLAAHSGPGRPGGLPTSGPGAKPKCTVVAETISSKNFVPKSVNGPVNGARPGPVNGMRPGQVNGMRPGPPSGHRLVARPPGPPLPPITSSYKRRIDDDEDDYDSEMEDFIDDGGEPQDEISKHIREIFGYDRTRYKDESDYALRYMESSFREQQKEEARSLRLGIQEDLEELRREEEELKRKANLEKANKKLKKR; the protein is encoded by the exons AAAAGGTACAGCTTGGCAGtgggaccccccaaaaaagatCCCAAAGTCAAAGGGGTGCAGTCGGCAGCCGTCCAGGCTTTTCTCCGACGCAAGGAAGAGGAGATACGTCTGAAAG AActggaagaaaagaagaaaaaagaggaaCTTTTGGCGAAACGCAAGGAAATGAAGCACGACAAGAAAGCGAGAGCGATGGCTTCCAGGACAAAGGACAACTTCAAGGGCTACAATGGGATCCCGGTGGAAGAGAAGACCAGGAAGCGATCGAGCGAGGACCAAAACGGCAACAATGAGAACGATGAGTACCTTACAGAAGAAGAGATGTACGAGTACTCCCAGAGCGAGTCCGAGCAGGAGGAGGAGCCAGAGCCGCCACCACCGCCTCCACCACCATCCAAGAAACCAAAGCTTTCCAATGCCAAGAAGCCTTTGCCGCCAGCGGCCGCCATGAACTTTGCTGAACTGTTGCGGCTAGCAGAGAAAAAGCAACACGAACCAGTGGAAATTGTAAAACCTGTGAAAAAGAACGACGAACGACCAAGAACCGCCGAGGAACTCAGAGAAATCGAGTTCTTGGAGCGGAAAAACCACAAACTTTCAAAAAGCAACGGCCAAGTGGTAAAAGTGAGCAAGAGCTCCTCCGATAGAGCCGATAAACATTCCTTCTCCTCCTTATCTAAGGGAAGCCATTCCGAGGACAAGAAGCAGAAGAGcgccagctcctcctcctcctccaaaagTGGTCACCATGACAAAGCACAGAGCAGAGAAAGCGGAGCCGTAAAAAAACATTCTGATACCAAGCACAAATCCGAGAAGCCctcgtcctcctcctcccatagtaAAAGCTCTAAGGTTCCTTCTAGTGGACATATGAAACCTTCATCTAGTAAGGAACTGGCTACTAAACAGTCTTCATCCTCCAGACCTGATGTAAACGGGAGTATGAACGGAAAACATCATGGAGGTGCCCGGCCCGGCAGCACCAGCTCAGGTTCTGTGAAGTCTTCTGCTAAACCAGCAGTAAACCCCGGGGCAAGTTCCATGCGGCCGTCTGGTGGGTCTGGATCTTCTCGGCCTTCTGGATCTTCCGCTTCTAGTTCTGGACGGCCGTCAGCTGTTACACCTTCACCCCGACCAACAAGCGGCTTTGGTTCCTCCAAACCTTCCAGCAGCTCTGGTTCCTCCAAACCTTCCAGCAGCTCCGCTTCCTCCAAACCTTCCAGCAGCTCCGGTTCTGTTCGCCCCCCTAGTTCAGCGCGGCCCACGAGCGGTTCCGGATCAGTCAAACCTCACAGCAGCTCCGGCTCATCTCGTCCGAGCAGCTCAGGACAGACcactagcagcagcagcagctcaggatCTGCACGTCCATCCAGCATGTCCGTATCTAGCCGACCACCTACGGGGAATCCCTTATCTAATAAACCTAAAGGCGGCCCAGCTGGCAAAGAGGGATCCTCAGTGCGACCAAACGGAGGACCCGCCATGAGTTcttctaaacttgcagcccattcCGGCCCAGGACGGCCAGGCGGTCTCCCAACATCAGGGCCCGGGGCAAAGCCCAAATGTACTGTGGTAGCTGAAACCATTTCATCCAAAAACTTTGTTCCTAAATCTGTTAATGGACCAGTGAATGGTGCGAGACCGGGCCCTGTAAATGGAATGAGGCCTGGACAAGTGAACGGGATGAGGCCTGGACCACCATCAGGGCACAGACTAGTCGCTCGCCCACCAG gtccccccctgccccccataacCAGCTCCTACAAGCGAAGAATCGACGACGATGAGGACGACTACGATTCAGAGATGGAAGATTTCATTGACGATGGAGGAGAGCCTCAAGACGAGATCTCAAAGCACATCCGGGAAATATTTGGTTATGACAGAACGAG GTACAAGGACGAGAGCGACTACGCCTTACGTTACATGGAGAGCAGCTTCCGAGAACAGCAAAAAGAGGAGGCGAGAAG CCTGCGGTTAGGGATACAGGAAGATCTGGAAGAGCTGAGGCGTGAAGAGGAAGAACTAAAGAGAAAAGCAAACCTAGAGAAAGCCAACAAGAAGCTGAAGAAGCGATAG